CTCCCACCCCTCCTTCAGCAGTGGTTCCCTCAAGACGCATGCTGGAATGTCCATGTGATTTGACTGGCCCACAGTaagcagcgtgtgtgtgtgtgtgtgtgtgtgtgtgtgtgtgtgtgtgtgtgtgtgtggtgtcctgtTTCTATGGCTCTATGGTCTTGTTAAAGAAGCAGAGCTGGGCCCCATGGCCCCTTGCAGACAACACAAATGCTCTTCTGCCCTTCTGGGAAAGTTGCCCTGGCACCTCAGCGGCTGAGCTCCGTGTTCACACCGGCCACAGCCCATCTTGCTGTCTCCCAGGTGATGAAGTGTGTCCTGGAAGTCATCTCCGACTCGCTGTCCAAACCCAGCCCCATGCCTGTCAGCCCTGAGTGTCTGGAGACCCTCCAAGGAGGTAGGAgtcagaggctggaggaggaatTGGGAGGCCAGGGTGTGGGAGGGTAGCTCTTAATCATCACATCTAGTGGTCATTGCCCCAGTGCCCTGATATGTGCTAGAATCTGGGGAAGACACAGGAATGGGTGACAGCTCCTGGGACCCTGAGGTTTGTAGACACTCAGAGGGACATATGGCAGTTAACTAGAAGCCTGGGCAGAATGAAGGAGCTGGAACAGCAGGTGCAGACTGGGTGCCCTGTGGACTAGGGTTCTGTGTGCTGTACTCCCAGTGTTTGGAGTCTCGCTGAACACCAGTAGCCGTTCTCTGGATCTGGGATGAATTCAGTGCTGAGTGGGCCTAAGAAGGACCACATCTTTCCAAACAGACAGCCCAGTTTGTCTAGCGCATGATAGCGCTGGTACAGGTAGAAAATGAGGAAGGATGTCAGGAGGAACAGACAGAACAGGCAGCATGGAAGTGGGAAAGGAAGTATTTACACACTCACTGGAGTCTGAGGTCCACAGTCCCTTCCTTGGAGGCTGGGACCAGAGTCAGCAGGTGACCTTTCTGCTGCAGTAGGAAGGTGATTGACATCTTGGAAATGAGGAATTTCCAATGCATTCTACCAAGACCCAGGCTTGCCCCCTGGTGCCACGTTTCCAGAATAAATGCTTGAGCTCAGCTGAAAATGTCCACACTAATCTCTTCTGAGGCTGGCCCCCGGAAGCCACCAGTAGCCATGCTTTCTCCCTGCAGACGAGAGGATCCTCTCTATCCTGCGACACCAGAATCTGCTGAAGGAACTTCAAGACCTGGCTCTCCAAGGTATTTCAGCAGCATACACAGTCCCACACAGAAAAGCCAGCAACAGAGCCTGAGGGGACCTGGGTGGAGGCTGAGTGTACTCTTCCAGGTGCTCAGTTCCAGAGCAGAAAGGCAAGGTCCTCTATGTCACCTGGCTCCATTGTCCAGAGACTAAGAGCTCAAGGCTCAGCGAGGCTCAGGGATTCCCCCAGGGTCACAGTGAGTAGATCTTGTTAAGAGCAGATACAGGTCTGCTGACATTCCTCTGATTCAGGAAGGCAGCCATCCAGGGGGGCCGAGAGAGAGCTCTTCTCtgcagacccagaaatgaactcacacagagagaagactTTCATTTCCTGCGACTCTTTGTTCTATGGGTAATGGGGGAGGCAACGTCTTGCTTGCCGCTAAACACAGAGCAGATTACTGTGTTTCGGACGAGAGGTAACTTGCCCCCAAGAGATTAAGAAAACAgtagacaggcagtggtggcacatggagttcaaggccagctgatctacagaatgagttctgggacagccagagctacccagagaaatcctgttgcaaaaacaaaacaaaacaaaaaaaaaaaaacaaagagaaagtaaaaatcaaaactaatGAACAAACAAtcaatacaaaaaagaaagaaagaaaaagaaagaaagaaagaaaggaaggaaagaaggaagaaaatccaCATATACTTTTCAAACAGGAGTGTGAGGCTGGGGTCTCATAGCATTGAAGATATACAAGCTAGACAGCGGCCAGGATGGAGATGTTCTTAGGCTGTAGTCTCTCATCCTTCCTGTTTGAGGTCGTGCTatagattgaacccaggacttcatgcatgctaggcaagcgccCCACCAACTGAAGCCCAGCTCCAGTTCTAGAATCCATGGCATATTCATGGTATCTCCTGGCACGCGGAGGGTGGTGGGTGGTTTAGGGGTTGTTATAATCAATTTTGTCCTGGCTTTGTAAACACAAacaaggtctcattgtgtagccacACTGTCCTGACTCtgcagtcctgcctcagccttttgagtgctgggattgcaggcatgagctaccatacCCACCATGCCAGGTCCATGCACAAGACACTGTGGGTCTGCCCCTTAAACATGTCCACTTTCCTCAGGGGGCATCCAGGGTAGAAGCAGGGCTGGATGCCAGGCGATCCGGTCTCCAGGGTGGTGCTTTTTAACAAAACATTAGATATTTTTCATGATAAACTTAAAATTAACTATTGGGCAGatattctatttaaataaataagtaattcaaTGAGACCATTAGAGAGGAGTGTGCTCTATTCCACAAGTCTGGATCTAACAATGCACAGCATCCAGTGCACACAGGGTTGGTTTCCATTATGAGGATACTGGGTGTGTCTTCAGCTACATCATCATCACCCCATTCCCTCCTGGGTTCCATATAATACCCTCGCATGGAGACCTCCCTCTGCTTTAACTTCTACCACAAGTCTGTTTATAACCTTGGGGAGCTCATGTTACCCCAGGTCACAGAGCTATAGGCATGGCCAGGgcaggcctggagctcactgtcgCTGGGTTGGGCTTATTTCCTAGCCTTACAGTGACCCCACAGCTGCAGAGCTGTGTGTCCTGATGCAGACACGACTGCAGGATACTCAGGGCAACATCTGCAGCAATAGCTGCAGGGGTTAGGTTGGCAGAGGGACTCTGGGCAATGTAGGTATAACCCTGGGCTCAAAGGTAGACATAGCACCCACCTTTTCCTGGGGCCAGACCTGGGGTTCCAGAAGAGTGGAGGCTGTTTAACTAAAGAGCACCCATGAGGAGTCCAGGTGTGCTGCCCTGGAGATCTGTCTGTTCCATTCGGGCCTTTATTGCTCTCTATGGTACAAGTAGAACTTTCTCACATTTCCCACTAGGGACACTGAGTCAGAGGGGGGTGTGGCCTGATGGGTATAGCTGAGAGCCTGTACCCTCAAGGGAGGCCTTCAGTGTATGTCAGGTCCACATGGAACCCTCCCTTGTCCCCTCCTACAAGGTGCCAGGGAGCGGGCCCAGCAGCCAccgaagcagcagcagcagcagcagcagcagcagcagcagcagcagcagcaacacagcAGCTTTGAGGATGAGCTCTCAGAAGTGTTTGAGAACCAGAGCCCTGAAGCCAAGCACAGAGGTTAGTGTGGCCAGCTAGGGAGGAAGGGAGCTATAAGGAGAACAGTAGTCCCCAGGCAATGCTGCTTCTTCACAGCAGGAAGTCAGCTACCATGGAACTTGGCCTCAGGAATCCCCAAGGGCATCCTGGTCCTCTGCTTGACCCTATCCATTTGTGTTTGCAGACACAGCAGCAGAAGCCCCCTCCAGGGACTctatggagaagagaaaggattcTGACAAGGGACAACAGGATGGCTTTGAGGCAACCACAGAGGGACCTAGGCCTCAGGCCTTTCCAGAGCCCAACCAGGAGTCCCCCATGATGGAAGACAGTGAGTCCCCTGGGGAGGACACAGTCACCAATACCCAATCACCAACCAGCCTCCCCAGCCAGGAGCATGCGGACCCACAGGCCACGGGAGACACTGAGAGAGGCCTGAGTGCCCAACAGCAAGCCAGAAAAGCCaagcaagaggagaaagaagaggaggaggaagaggaggctgtggctagagagaaggctgggCCTGAAGAAGTCCCCACTGCAGCATCCAGTTCCCACTTTCACGCAGGCTACAAAGAGATGCAGAAAGATGATGGTATGTATGGGGACAGGGACCTCAACTGATGTGTCTgggagatgggtgggtagggacttCATGCCAACCTCATAATAACCCTGAAAGATGAATAGCATCTCCActgtggggggtaggggagggagcAAGAGGCTCATTGAGGTTATGTAATTTGCCTAAGGCTACAAAGCTAATTAAAGACAAGTGTGGTTTCAAGCCCAGTTTATCTGATTCCTAAACCAAGTGTCAACCACTCCTCTACACCCGGGAGCAAGAGGAGCTTAGGGGGAGGTGTTCCTCTTAGAGAAGGGAGAGACAACAGGGTGAGCTTCAGTGAGGGGCTCTGCCAACTAGCTCCTTTGAGGTTTGGAGGGTCTTGCTTCATGCTCCCCAGTGGGGCTGGCTGGATCCTGAATGGTGAGCTTGGCTTTAGAGGTGGCTGCACGAAAGACCTTGAGGAGTGGCAGGGCCTGGGGAAATGGCACTCCTTCctcacttcctgttcctgccacatctgctccaGGTCAGTCGGAGTCTCAGGCAGTGGATGGAGATGGAAAGACAGAGGCTTCCGAAGCTCTGCCATCTGAAGGGAAGGGGGAGCTGGAGCACTCTCAGcaggaggaagatggggaagaggcCATGGCAGGGACCCCCCAAGGTCTCTTCCCCCAAGGTGGGAAGGGCCGGGAACTGGAACataagcaggaggaagaggaagaggaggaggagcgtCTGTCCAGAGAATGGGAGGACAAGCGATGGAGCAGGATGGACCAGCTGGCCAAAGAGCTGACAGCAGAGAAGCGTCTGGAGGGGGAGGATGACCCTGACCGCTCCATGAAGCTCTCCTTCCGGACCCGTGCCTATGGCTTCAGAGATCCTGGGCCTCAGCTACGCAGGGGCTGGAGGCCATCTTCCAGAGAAGACAGTGTGGAGGCCCGAGGTGACTtcgaggaaaagaaggaagaggagggcagCGCTAACCGCAGAGCAGAGGTTGGTATAGGCAAGGGCAGCCACCCCCAGAagtccctctcccactgaggtgaCGTGGTTCCCTTAGGTGGGTGCTGGACTTGGGATAGGGGGACAACTGGCTTATAGCAGGGGCTCAACAGAGTTACTGGGTCAGGTGGACAGTGGGAAATGGCTGGAACTGGAGGCCTCAGACCTGCTTGAGGGACGTGGAGTGGGGGCATTGTCTCTGCTGGTATGTAAGCAGGACATGGGAGTAATAGGGTCAGGCATGGTGCTTTGGATGGAGAGCTTGGCAGGACTTGCCTGGGGCCTCTCAGTACAGACACCTCTGGTCCCAGGAACTGGGAACGGATGTTAGGGGGACTAGTGGTGACCGAGGAATACAGCCTGGTTGATGGCCATGTCCTCCTGGTCCCCAGGGAACTCAATTGTGCCTCCTCCTgggttcaaactcacagaggccaCAATGGCATAGCAGGGCGAGCAGATGAGTCATGGAGGTGCTGGCAGATTTGGGTTCCACCTGGCCCTGGCTGCGTGACTTTGGGCAGGCCATTACCCCTCTCTGGGTCTCACTTGTTCCCCTTTGTGAAATGGAAGTATGGGAGTTCCTCTAACTTACCTTATTATCATAATCAGAACATGACCTTGAAAACCCTACTATGCCCAGGGCCACTTGGGCAGCTGCAAGGGTGGTATAGGGACACAGAGATGTGACCTCATGGGAGGTGAGAGCTGGGCTTCTTGGCAGAGCAGGATTCCTCCTGAGCTGGTGGGACCTGGCTAAGCCAGTGCTCCGGAGGGGGTTGGGCTCCTATAGGGAGCCTGATCTATCCACAGCCCTGACTTCAAGGCTCTTCCAATCAGGCAGAAGAGGACCTTCTTTAGGTCCTGCCCCTGTCTTTCCACCTGAAACAGGGTCCTGTTGATACCTGAGAGCAATAGGCTCTTCTTAGGAGTGGGCGCTGGCAGGAAGCATCTGTTCTTGGAGGTGGGAGAAGAGTGAAAGCATTGTGCTCAAGATGGGACAGCCCCAAGAACCAACCCCCTTACCCACCCATAAAAGCTTCTTTCTCATGGACAAGGGGAACCGGTAGTGAAGAAGTGGGGACCCTGGGTGTTATGGACATGGTGAGGCTTGGGAGAGTCTCGTTAAAAACTTCAGCAACACAGAATTCATACTCCAGAGgctgctctaagatcaagagaTCTAGAATCCCTAAGTCAAAGGCGGCCACTGTCAACATTCTGTGGCCATCGCATTGGCAGGACAGTGTAGAGgctcagaagagggtgtcctGTTTCCCTGTTGGGGATCCTCTGGGGTCTGGACCAAAGGTCAGAGCCCAGCCGTGGGTAGGTCCATGGATGTTGCTCTGACCCTTGGCCCAGTGGGTACAGAGGCTGTAGGGAATGAACACTTTAAGTGGGACTGGCTGCACCCTGGGAGCCAGCAATGGGTATTCAGGCTGAGGAAGAGTCCTAAAAAGGAACTACATATCCTGAAAGAACAGGCTCCTAGTGGTCCAGAATCCCATAGAACAAAATGGGGTCTGGATAATCGGCCGTGGGGGCCTTGGACATAATGGTCTCCAGAGTGTCCTAGCATCACTGGGTGGCATCGTTGTGCCTATGATGTGGACAAATCTGGGGCTCAGAGGCAAAGTCACTTGTCTGAGCCTAGCAGCTAACAAACAGCAGGGCTAGTCTGGCACACTGTGCCATCGACGCTTCTAACACAGGCCACCCACAAGTGACCCTGTCTGTTCCCTCCTAGGACCAGGAGCTAGAGAGCCTGTCAGCCATCGAGGCGGAGCTGGAGAAGGTGGCCCACCAGCTTCAGGCTTTGCGGCGGGGATGAGGCCCTGGCTGGTGGGGCCAGCCATGGCTTCAAGGCCAGACTGCTGCTCGAGTAGGGCCGCT
This genomic window from Mus caroli chromosome 12, CAROLI_EIJ_v1.1, whole genome shotgun sequence contains:
- the Chga gene encoding chromogranin-A translates to MRSAAVLALLLCAGQVFALPVNSPMTKGDTKVMKCVLEVISDSLSKPSPMPVSPECLETLQGDERILSILRHQNLLKELQDLALQGARERAQQPPKQQQQQQQQQQQQQQQHSSFEDELSEVFENQSPEAKHRDTAAEAPSRDSMEKRKDSDKGQQDGFEATTEGPRPQAFPEPNQESPMMEDSESPGEDTVTNTQSPTSLPSQEHADPQATGDTERGLSAQQQARKAKQEEKEEEEEEEAVAREKAGPEEVPTAASSSHFHAGYKEMQKDDGQSESQAVDGDGKTEASEALPSEGKGELEHSQQEEDGEEAMAGTPQGLFPQGGKGRELEHKQEEEEEEEERLSREWEDKRWSRMDQLAKELTAEKRLEGEDDPDRSMKLSFRTRAYGFRDPGPQLRRGWRPSSREDSVEARGDFEEKKEEEGSANRRAEDQELESLSAIEAELEKVAHQLQALRRG